A single genomic interval of Polaribacter vadi harbors:
- a CDS encoding phospho-sugar mutase, with amino-acid sequence MKDILDKAKQWLTATFDAETQTEIQNLINNNPNDLADRFYKNMEFGTGGMRGIMGAGTNRINKYTLGRATQGLSNYLIDNVKKEQLSVVIAFDCRHNSKKFAKVVADVLSANNIKVFLFEDLRATPELSFAVRHLNCDAGIVLTASHNPPEYNGYKVYWADGGQIVPPHDSGIIGNVNALDFSEIKFDANEDLIETIGKEVDAVFIEDSVKNGSLYDKIDRKNLKIVFTSLHGTSIVSVPDALKKAGYTDVHIVEEQREPNGDFPTVKSPNPEEPEALKMATDLANKIDADIVIGTDPDCDRLGVAVRDLDGNMKLMNGNQTMVVMTKFLLKKWKDEGKLNGKQFVGSTIVSTELVNDVATSYNVETKVGLTGFKWIAKMVRDFPELDFIGGGEESFGYMVGDFVRDKDAVTATLLACEVAALAKQNGSSFYQELLNIYIDNSFYKEHLISITKKGMDGAAEIQQMLSDMRNNPLTEIDGEKVESLCDYDASTKKDLITGEVSKIDLPKSNVLIYQTESGTRIAARPSGTEPKIKFYFSVNAPLDNTKKATQVEAKLDAKIQRIIKEMKLN; translated from the coding sequence ATGAAAGATATTTTAGACAAAGCAAAACAATGGTTAACTGCTACTTTCGATGCTGAAACGCAGACAGAAATCCAAAATTTAATCAACAATAATCCAAACGATTTAGCAGACAGATTCTATAAAAATATGGAATTTGGAACTGGTGGAATGCGTGGAATTATGGGTGCAGGAACTAATAGAATTAATAAATATACATTAGGAAGAGCAACGCAAGGTTTGTCTAATTATTTAATTGATAACGTAAAAAAAGAACAATTAAGTGTTGTAATTGCTTTCGATTGTAGGCATAATAGTAAAAAGTTTGCCAAAGTTGTGGCAGATGTTTTATCAGCAAATAATATAAAAGTTTTCTTGTTTGAAGATTTACGAGCAACTCCAGAATTATCATTTGCAGTTCGTCATTTAAATTGTGATGCAGGAATTGTTTTAACAGCTTCTCATAATCCACCAGAATATAATGGTTACAAGGTGTATTGGGCAGATGGAGGACAAATTGTTCCACCTCATGATAGTGGAATTATTGGAAACGTAAATGCGTTAGATTTTTCTGAAATTAAGTTTGATGCAAATGAAGACCTAATTGAAACGATTGGAAAAGAAGTGGATGCTGTTTTTATAGAAGATTCTGTAAAAAATGGTTCATTGTATGATAAAATTGATCGTAAAAATTTAAAAATAGTTTTTACATCCTTGCATGGAACTTCTATTGTTTCTGTGCCAGATGCATTAAAAAAAGCGGGTTATACAGATGTTCATATTGTTGAAGAGCAAAGAGAACCAAATGGAGATTTCCCAACAGTAAAATCGCCAAATCCTGAAGAGCCAGAAGCTTTAAAAATGGCTACAGATTTAGCAAATAAAATTGATGCAGATATTGTAATTGGAACAGATCCAGATTGTGATAGATTAGGAGTTGCTGTAAGAGATTTAGATGGCAACATGAAGTTGATGAATGGGAACCAAACCATGGTTGTAATGACGAAATTTCTACTAAAAAAGTGGAAAGATGAAGGGAAATTGAATGGGAAACAATTTGTGGGTTCTACAATTGTATCAACTGAATTAGTAAACGATGTTGCAACAAGTTATAACGTTGAAACAAAGGTTGGTTTAACAGGTTTTAAATGGATTGCAAAAATGGTTAGAGATTTTCCTGAACTCGATTTTATTGGTGGAGGTGAAGAAAGTTTCGGTTATATGGTTGGCGATTTTGTAAGAGATAAAGATGCAGTTACTGCAACTCTTTTAGCTTGTGAAGTTGCTGCTTTAGCAAAACAAAATGGCAGTTCTTTTTACCAAGAATTGCTAAATATTTATATTGATAATAGTTTTTATAAAGAACACTTAATTTCAATTACCAAAAAAGGAATGGATGGTGCTGCAGAAATTCAGCAAATGTTAAGTGATATGCGTAATAATCCACTCACAGAAATTGATGGTGAAAAAGTAGAATCACTTTGTGATTATGATGCATCAACAAAAAAGGATTTAATTACTGGCGAGGTTTCTAAAATCGATTTACCAAAATCAAATGTGTTGATTTATCAAACTGAATCTGGTACAAGAATCGCTGCAAGACCAAGTGGAACAGAACCAAAAATAAAATTTTATTTTAGCGTAAATGCTCCTTTAGATAATACAAAAAAAGCTACGCAAGTAGAAGCTAAATTGGATGCTAAAATTCAACGAATTATTAAAGAGATGAAGTTGAATTAA
- a CDS encoding PIG-L family deacetylase, protein MKKSLLTISAFLLISISNFAQKPQKLTSNEIYEKIQKLNFLGTALYIAAHPDDENTRLIAYLANTIKARTGYLSLTRGDGGQNLIGSEIRELLGVIRTQELLAARNVDGGEQFFTRANDFGYSKHPDETLEIWNKEKVLSDVVWAIRTFKPDVIINRFNHETPGTTHGHHTSSAMLSVEAFELANDSTQFTPQLKNTSIWQPKRLFYNTSSWFYKDNAAFEAASKDLIKFDIGEYYPQKGLSNNELASIASSQHLSQGFGRESTRGSQNEYLKFLKGDSLQDKKDIFSGINTTWNRINGGGKIGDILYDIEENFDFRNPSKHIAKLVEAYQKIELLEDEHWKNLKKKQILEIIEACAGLYLEASAESNKGTPNSNIKVDFEVLNRSNVSMTLASITSTINGETFVKQQTITNNQEINFTQNIKLSVDEYSDPYWLRKPAKLGMYTVDDPLLIGKPETPSPAKIDFNLVIGNIPITFTKNIVRKYAESDKGEIYEPFEILPLITTKLEDKVFIFSNEKEKKVSVTVKAGANFISGKVTLKLPENWQVSPNEIAFNIEQKNDEETVEFMVSPPREASVGKMEVIASYNGKEYTKELFEINYSHIPKQRILLNSEAKVVRLNIKKTGDKIGYIKGAGDAVPESLRQIGYTVDEINPADINEDNLKSYDAIVLGIRAYNVVKELKFKQKYLLEYVEKGGNMIVQYNTNRGVDVGSPYKLSLSRDRVTDEFADVTILDSNHQLLNYPNKITDEDFKDWVQERGLYFPNAWDPNFTPLLSMYDKGELPKNGSLLIAKYGKGNYIYTGLSFFRELPAGVSGAYKLFANMLSVKSR, encoded by the coding sequence ATGAAAAAAAGTTTACTTACAATTTCAGCTTTTTTGCTGATTTCCATATCAAATTTTGCACAAAAACCTCAAAAATTAACCTCAAACGAGATTTACGAAAAAATTCAGAAGCTTAATTTTTTAGGAACTGCATTGTATATTGCTGCGCATCCAGATGATGAAAATACGCGATTAATTGCTTATTTAGCAAATACTATAAAAGCAAGAACAGGTTATTTATCGTTAACAAGAGGAGATGGAGGACAAAATTTAATTGGGTCTGAAATTAGAGAATTATTAGGTGTTATAAGAACTCAAGAATTATTAGCTGCTAGAAATGTTGATGGTGGAGAACAATTTTTTACCAGAGCAAACGACTTTGGCTATTCAAAACACCCAGATGAAACTTTAGAAATTTGGAACAAAGAAAAGGTTTTGAGTGATGTTGTTTGGGCAATTAGAACCTTTAAACCAGATGTGATTATCAATAGATTTAATCATGAAACTCCAGGAACTACACATGGGCATCATACAAGTTCTGCTATGTTGAGTGTGGAAGCTTTTGAATTGGCAAATGATAGCACACAATTTACTCCTCAATTAAAAAACACCAGTATTTGGCAACCAAAACGTTTATTCTACAATACATCTTCTTGGTTTTATAAAGACAATGCTGCTTTTGAAGCAGCTTCAAAAGATTTGATAAAATTTGATATTGGCGAATATTACCCACAAAAAGGGCTTTCAAATAACGAATTAGCTTCTATTGCAAGTAGCCAACATTTGTCTCAAGGTTTTGGACGTGAATCCACAAGAGGATCGCAAAACGAATATTTAAAATTTTTAAAAGGCGATTCTTTACAAGACAAAAAAGATATTTTTTCAGGAATCAATACTACTTGGAATCGTATCAATGGTGGTGGAAAAATTGGCGATATTTTATATGATATTGAAGAGAATTTCGATTTTAGAAATCCGTCTAAACACATTGCTAAATTAGTAGAAGCGTATCAAAAAATTGAATTATTAGAGGATGAACATTGGAAAAATTTAAAGAAAAAACAAATTTTAGAAATTATTGAAGCGTGTGCTGGTTTATATTTAGAAGCTTCTGCAGAAAGCAATAAAGGAACTCCAAATTCTAACATAAAAGTTGATTTTGAAGTTTTAAACAGAAGTAATGTTTCTATGACTTTGGCTTCCATAACTTCTACAATTAATGGTGAAACCTTTGTTAAACAACAAACTATTACAAACAACCAAGAAATTAATTTTACACAAAATATCAAACTTTCTGTTGATGAATATTCTGATCCTTATTGGTTAAGAAAACCTGCTAAATTAGGCATGTATACTGTTGATGATCCTTTGTTGATAGGAAAACCAGAAACGCCAAGTCCAGCAAAAATAGATTTTAATTTAGTGATTGGAAATATCCCAATTACTTTCACTAAAAATATAGTGAGAAAATATGCTGAAAGCGATAAAGGTGAAATTTACGAACCTTTTGAAATTCTACCTTTAATTACCACAAAACTAGAAGATAAGGTTTTTATTTTTTCAAATGAAAAAGAGAAAAAAGTTAGTGTTACTGTAAAAGCTGGCGCAAATTTCATCTCTGGTAAAGTAACTTTAAAACTTCCCGAAAATTGGCAAGTTTCACCAAATGAAATTGCTTTTAATATCGAACAAAAAAACGACGAAGAAACTGTTGAGTTTATGGTGTCTCCTCCAAGAGAAGCTTCTGTTGGAAAAATGGAAGTGATTGCTTCTTATAATGGAAAAGAATACACGAAAGAATTGTTTGAAATAAATTACAGCCACATTCCTAAACAACGTATTTTATTAAATTCTGAAGCAAAAGTTGTTCGTTTAAACATTAAAAAAACGGGTGATAAAATTGGCTATATAAAAGGTGCTGGAGATGCTGTTCCTGAAAGTTTACGTCAAATTGGGTATACTGTAGATGAAATAAACCCTGCTGATATTAATGAAGACAATTTAAAAAGTTATGATGCCATTGTTTTAGGAATTAGAGCGTATAATGTGGTTAAAGAGCTAAAATTTAAACAAAAATATTTGTTAGAGTATGTTGAAAAAGGTGGTAATATGATTGTTCAATACAACACAAACAGAGGTGTTGATGTTGGATCACCATATAAATTAAGCCTTTCTAGAGATCGAGTTACAGACGAATTTGCAGACGTAACTATTTTAGATAGCAATCACCAATTATTAAATTATCCGAATAAAATTACTGATGAAGATTTTAAAGATTGGGTACAAGAAAGAGGTTTGTATTTTCCAAATGCTTGGGATCCAAATTTTACACCTTTACTTTCTATGTATGATAAAGGAGAATTGCCAAAAAATGGAAGTTTACTAATTGCAAAATATGGCAAAGGAAATTACATCTACACAGGTTTAAGTTTCTTTAGAGAATTACCTGCAGGTGTTTCTGGCGCTTATAAATTGTTTGCGAATATGTTGTCTGTTAAGAGTAGGTAG
- a CDS encoding glycosyltransferase family 2 protein, producing MEISVVIPLLNEEESLQELHDWIAKVMQSNRYLYEIIFIDDGSTDTSWQVIEQLSAKYTAVKGIRFQRNYGKSQALDAGFELAKGKVVITMDADLQDNPEEIPELYNLIIKEDFDLISGWKKKRYDNVVTKNIPSKLFNAAARKTSGLKLHDFNCGLKAYKKEVVKAVKVSGEMHRYIPVLAKNEGFNKIGEKVVQHQARKYGETKFGIDRFINGFLDLITISFLSKFGRRPMHIFGLWGTLMFLFGTTLAFYIGAVKLYKLFNGVKTILVTNNPWFYIALTSMILGTLLFLAGFLGELIIKMKPDEKHYTIKEKLNF from the coding sequence ATGGAAATTTCGGTAGTTATACCACTTCTTAACGAAGAAGAATCTTTACAAGAATTACACGATTGGATTGCAAAAGTTATGCAATCCAATCGTTATTTATATGAAATTATTTTTATTGATGATGGCAGCACAGACACTTCCTGGCAAGTTATCGAACAATTATCAGCCAAATATACTGCTGTAAAAGGAATTCGTTTTCAAAGAAATTACGGAAAAAGTCAAGCTTTAGATGCTGGTTTTGAACTAGCAAAAGGCAAGGTTGTTATTACTATGGATGCAGATTTGCAAGACAATCCAGAAGAAATTCCTGAACTATACAATTTAATTATCAAAGAAGATTTCGACCTTATTTCTGGTTGGAAAAAGAAACGATATGATAATGTTGTTACTAAAAATATTCCTTCAAAATTATTTAATGCAGCTGCAAGAAAAACATCTGGTTTAAAATTGCACGATTTTAATTGTGGCTTAAAAGCTTATAAAAAAGAAGTTGTAAAAGCAGTAAAAGTAAGTGGAGAAATGCACAGATATATTCCTGTTTTAGCCAAAAACGAAGGTTTTAATAAAATAGGAGAGAAGGTTGTGCAACATCAAGCAAGAAAATATGGTGAAACTAAGTTTGGAATCGATCGTTTTATAAACGGTTTTTTAGATTTGATAACCATTTCTTTTTTATCAAAATTTGGGAGAAGACCTATGCACATTTTTGGACTTTGGGGCACATTAATGTTTTTATTCGGAACTACGTTAGCATTTTATATTGGTGCAGTTAAACTTTACAAACTTTTTAACGGAGTTAAAACGATTTTAGTAACCAATAATCCTTGGTTTTATATTGCACTAACTTCCATGATTTTAGGAACATTACTTTTTTTAGCAGGATTTTTAGGCGAATTAATTATAAAAATGAAACCAGACGAAAAACACTATACAATAAAGGAAAAACTCAATTTCTAA
- a CDS encoding DUF4199 domain-containing protein, with protein MENQANSKSIILNSGLYYGLLLVLTSLIIYALGKHLDTTAGFITLGVTAIGLIGFSVFGMSTFKKNNGGFMSWGQGLKIGIGIIILGSLISIIYQYVFSTFIEPDFYMQVEEVTRNGLVDAGLTEEQIDAQIEMQSKFQGTLIGNALGLLFMAFIGFVVSAIAAAVMKKSEEETY; from the coding sequence ATGGAAAATCAAGCAAACAGTAAAAGTATTATTTTAAATAGCGGCCTTTATTATGGGCTTCTCTTAGTTCTAACAAGTCTTATAATTTATGCTTTAGGGAAACATTTAGATACAACTGCTGGGTTTATTACTTTAGGAGTAACTGCAATTGGTCTTATTGGGTTTTCAGTCTTTGGAATGTCAACTTTTAAGAAAAATAATGGAGGATTTATGAGCTGGGGTCAAGGCTTAAAAATTGGAATTGGTATTATAATACTTGGTTCACTAATTAGTATTATTTATCAATATGTATTTTCAACTTTTATTGAGCCAGACTTTTATATGCAAGTAGAAGAGGTAACTAGGAACGGATTAGTAGATGCTGGACTTACAGAAGAGCAAATAGATGCTCAAATTGAAATGCAATCTAAATTTCAAGGAACACTAATAGGGAATGCTTTAGGATTGCTTTTCATGGCTTTTATAGGATTTGTTGTTTCTGCGATTGCAGCAGCAGTAATGAAAAAATCTGAAGAAGAAACTTACTAA
- a CDS encoding lycopene cyclase family protein: MNHNFDVVIVGGGTAGLILARELGKSKRKVLLLDRKKDLLEFSFNTLASFIDLDKFGLTHNVVAQDIDTIAFHSKRMRRNIKSNLYVLDKKQVHIELLNAINTNFVTIKTGVNVKTIETDEHNNYTSVTDQHKEKYTGKIFVDASGTNAVISKEVGLRAKKVKLATGVEYNVKYIGKPNEIHLLMGKVYQGGYGWIFPLKDERAIIGFGTFDDEVVKDLKNRLHKILEIPKIKKLVIKDNDKVEGASIPITPVLEKFVLNNLVCVGDSVSQVNPIVGEGYKFIFEAALMANKAIEKSLEKDDVSYLNEYELDWKNRFSANYNRSKKTQERFFKYSQNNILMDYALLLSKFVTDKRAIISLSGEYGLENS, translated from the coding sequence ATGAATCATAATTTTGATGTTGTTATTGTTGGTGGAGGTACAGCTGGCCTAATTTTAGCAAGAGAATTAGGTAAAAGCAAAAGAAAAGTATTGCTTTTAGATAGAAAAAAAGATTTATTAGAATTTTCTTTTAATACCCTAGCTAGCTTTATTGATTTAGATAAATTTGGTTTAACACATAATGTTGTAGCACAAGATATTGATACTATTGCTTTCCATTCTAAAAGAATGAGAAGAAATATAAAATCTAATTTATATGTGTTAGATAAAAAACAAGTGCATATAGAATTATTGAATGCTATAAATACCAATTTTGTAACGATTAAAACTGGCGTAAACGTAAAGACGATAGAAACTGATGAACATAACAATTACACATCAGTAACTGATCAACATAAAGAAAAATACACAGGTAAAATATTTGTGGATGCTTCAGGCACCAATGCAGTTATTAGTAAAGAAGTAGGTTTGCGCGCCAAAAAAGTAAAGTTAGCAACAGGTGTAGAATATAATGTAAAGTATATTGGAAAACCAAACGAGATACACCTTTTAATGGGTAAAGTGTATCAAGGAGGTTATGGTTGGATTTTTCCTTTAAAGGATGAAAGAGCCATTATTGGTTTTGGTACTTTTGATGATGAAGTTGTTAAAGATTTAAAAAATCGTTTGCATAAAATTTTAGAAATCCCTAAAATTAAAAAACTAGTTATTAAAGATAATGATAAGGTAGAAGGAGCAAGTATTCCTATAACACCTGTTTTAGAAAAATTTGTTTTAAATAATTTAGTGTGTGTTGGAGATAGTGTTTCTCAAGTAAACCCAATTGTTGGCGAAGGTTATAAATTTATTTTTGAAGCGGCTTTAATGGCAAATAAGGCTATAGAGAAATCTTTAGAAAAAGATGATGTAAGCTATTTAAATGAGTATGAATTGGATTGGAAAAACAGATTTTCTGCAAACTATAATAGATCTAAAAAAACGCAAGAACGTTTCTTTAAATATTCTCAAAATAATATTTTGATGGATTATGCTTTGCTTCTTTCAAAATTTGTTACTGATAAAAGAGCTATAATATCACTCTCAGGAGAATATGGTTTAGAAAATAGTTAA
- a CDS encoding sodium:solute symporter has protein sequence MEIESKLHLVDWIILSVTLIFIVAYGTYVTRKNSNVTDYIKGGSDSKWWTIGLSVMATQASAITFLSTPGQAFHSGMGFVQFYFGLPIAMVIICVVFIPIYHKLKVYTAYEFLEGRFDLKTRSLAAILFLIQRGLAAGITIFAPAIILSAVLGWDLMTLNIIIGFLVIIYTVSGGTKAVNVTQKQQMIIIFIGMLIAFFMIMSQLPENITFTNALEIAGASNKMEVLDFSFDLSNRYTVWTGILGGTFLMLSYFGTDQSQVQRYLSGKSVRESQLGLIFNGLLKVPMQFFILLIGVMVFVFYQFNPSPLNFNPGANLEVQKSKYVDEYKALEQEHINIENSKKALFLDGFQVDEKQQIQELNERDLAIKAKSKVIIDKLDEENLLEKIESNDKDYVFIHFILNNLPRGLIGLLLAVILSAAMSSTASELNALASTTAIDLYKRNVKEEKSEEHFVKASKWFTLAWGIIAISVACVANLVDNLIQLVNIIGSIFYGNVLGIFLLAFFVKYVRGNAVFIAALITQVIIIAVYFLDWLPYLWLNLLGCALVMGIAIILQTFIPTKDKFEDLDTIETN, from the coding sequence ATGGAAATAGAGAGCAAATTGCATCTTGTAGATTGGATAATTTTATCTGTTACTTTAATCTTTATAGTTGCTTATGGAACCTATGTTACTCGTAAAAACAGCAATGTAACTGACTATATTAAAGGTGGAAGTGATTCAAAATGGTGGACAATTGGTTTATCTGTAATGGCTACTCAAGCTAGTGCAATTACGTTTTTATCTACTCCAGGACAAGCGTTTCATAGTGGAATGGGGTTTGTGCAATTCTATTTTGGTTTGCCAATTGCCATGGTTATTATTTGTGTAGTTTTTATACCTATTTATCATAAATTAAAAGTCTACACAGCTTATGAGTTTTTGGAAGGTAGATTCGATTTAAAAACCAGGAGTTTAGCTGCTATTTTATTCTTAATTCAACGTGGTTTGGCTGCTGGAATTACCATTTTTGCGCCTGCAATTATTTTAAGTGCAGTGTTAGGTTGGGATTTAATGACGCTGAATATTATCATCGGTTTTTTGGTAATTATCTACACAGTTTCTGGAGGAACAAAAGCCGTAAATGTTACTCAAAAACAACAAATGATTATCATTTTTATTGGAATGCTCATTGCATTTTTTATGATTATGAGTCAGCTTCCTGAAAATATTACGTTTACAAATGCGCTTGAAATTGCTGGAGCCAGTAATAAAATGGAAGTGTTGGATTTTTCTTTCGATTTGAGTAATAGATACACAGTTTGGACAGGTATTTTAGGTGGAACATTTTTAATGTTGTCTTATTTTGGGACAGATCAAAGTCAAGTGCAACGTTATTTATCTGGAAAATCTGTAAGAGAAAGTCAGTTAGGTTTAATTTTTAACGGACTTTTAAAAGTACCAATGCAGTTTTTTATTCTTTTGATTGGTGTGATGGTTTTTGTGTTTTATCAATTTAATCCATCTCCATTAAATTTTAATCCTGGTGCAAATCTTGAGGTTCAAAAATCTAAATATGTTGATGAATATAAAGCTTTGGAGCAAGAACACATCAACATAGAAAACAGTAAAAAAGCACTTTTTTTAGATGGATTTCAAGTTGATGAAAAACAACAAATTCAGGAGTTAAATGAAAGAGATTTGGCTATTAAAGCAAAATCGAAAGTAATTATTGACAAACTTGATGAAGAAAATTTGTTAGAGAAAATAGAATCGAATGATAAAGATTATGTGTTTATTCATTTTATTTTAAATAATCTTCCAAGAGGATTAATTGGTTTGTTATTAGCTGTTATTTTATCTGCAGCAATGTCATCTACAGCATCTGAATTAAATGCATTAGCAAGCACAACTGCTATAGATTTGTACAAACGAAATGTAAAAGAAGAAAAAAGCGAGGAACATTTTGTAAAAGCTTCTAAATGGTTCACGTTAGCTTGGGGAATTATTGCTATTTCTGTGGCTTGTGTCGCTAATTTAGTTGACAATTTAATTCAATTAGTAAATATAATTGGCTCTATATTTTATGGTAATGTTTTAGGAATTTTCTTATTGGCATTTTTTGTAAAATATGTAAGAGGAAATGCCGTTTTTATTGCTGCATTAATTACTCAAGTTATCATTATTGCTGTTTACTTTTTAGATTGGTTGCCTTATTTATGGCTCAATTTACTAGGCTGTGCTTTGGTGATGGGAATTGCAATTATTTTACAAACTTTTATCCCTACAAAAGATAAATTTGAGGATTTAGATACAATTGAAACTAATTAA
- a CDS encoding Gfo/Idh/MocA family protein, whose amino-acid sequence MENKTIKWGIIGLGKIANKFATDLATIEDAELVAVASRSQENANDFAKKYNAKKAYNSYEALAKDPDIDAVYIATPHSFHKEHSILCLQNKKAVLCEKPFAMNLQDVSEMIAVAKENNTLLMEALWTYFLPHYDFVLEIIQQEKFGKLQELKADFGFYTPYNTDSRVFKKEVGGGSLLDIGIYPIFAALSTLGKPKNIKAEATFFENGADSSCSIIFEYENAKAHLKSTLLENTPTEAIFTFEKAIVKINTKFHEPSTVTIIKNNKEETIDFGYETIGYSYETEHFNHLIRKNKKESNIMTFEFSKDLMQTLDDVRKVIGLEY is encoded by the coding sequence ATGGAAAATAAAACAATTAAATGGGGAATTATTGGACTTGGAAAAATAGCTAATAAATTTGCAACAGATTTAGCAACTATAGAAGATGCAGAATTAGTTGCAGTTGCATCTAGGAGTCAAGAAAATGCCAATGATTTTGCTAAAAAATACAATGCAAAAAAAGCCTATAATTCTTATGAAGCATTGGCAAAAGATCCTGATATTGATGCTGTTTATATTGCAACTCCACATAGTTTTCATAAAGAACATTCTATTTTATGTTTACAAAATAAAAAGGCAGTTTTATGCGAAAAACCTTTTGCTATGAATTTGCAAGATGTTTCAGAAATGATTGCTGTTGCCAAAGAAAATAACACCTTATTAATGGAAGCTTTATGGACGTATTTTCTACCTCATTATGATTTTGTTTTAGAAATAATACAACAAGAAAAATTCGGAAAACTACAAGAACTAAAAGCCGATTTTGGTTTTTATACACCTTATAATACAGATAGCAGAGTTTTTAAAAAAGAAGTTGGTGGAGGAAGTTTGTTAGACATTGGTATTTATCCAATTTTTGCTGCATTATCAACTTTAGGAAAACCAAAAAACATCAAAGCAGAAGCTACGTTTTTTGAAAACGGTGCAGATTCTAGTTGCTCAATTATTTTTGAGTATGAAAACGCAAAAGCACATTTAAAGAGCACTTTATTAGAAAACACACCTACAGAAGCGATTTTTACTTTTGAAAAGGCTATCGTAAAAATAAATACGAAATTTCACGAACCTTCAACTGTTACTATCATAAAAAATAACAAGGAAGAAACTATCGATTTTGGCTACGAAACCATTGGTTATAGTTACGAAACTGAACATTTTAATCACTTAATTAGAAAGAACAAAAAAGAAAGTAATATTATGACTTTTGAATTCTCTAAAGATTTAATGCAAACTTTAGATGATGTTCGAAAAGTTATTGGTTTGGAGTATTAA
- the dnaN gene encoding DNA polymerase III subunit beta: MKFIVSSSQLLKQLQVLGGVINSNNTLPILDNFLFELSENQLKVSASDLETTMSSVVDVESDSTGSIAVSARLLLDTLKTFPNQPLTFKTEGDNTIEISSDQGKYDMAYFGGDEFPKAVSLPSPSKTIVPAHILGTAISKTIFAAGNDDLRPVMSGVFFQFSSQSLTFVATDAHKLVKYSRTDVTADQTAEFIMPKKPLNLLKGILGGSESEVTIEYNDANAKFTFDNVVLVCRLIDGKYPNYEAVIPKENPNKLTVDRASFLNSVRRVSIFSSKTTHQIRLKMAGTELNISAEDLDFANKADERLSCDYQGDDMQIGFNSRFLSEMLNNLSSNEVLIEMSLPNRAGILTPIDGTDEGEQVTMLVMPVMLNN, translated from the coding sequence ATGAAATTTATTGTATCGAGTTCGCAACTGTTAAAACAATTACAGGTTTTAGGTGGCGTAATAAATAGCAACAATACCTTACCAATTTTAGACAATTTTTTGTTTGAATTATCAGAAAATCAATTAAAAGTTTCAGCATCAGATTTAGAAACCACAATGAGTTCTGTAGTAGATGTAGAAAGTGATAGTACTGGTTCTATAGCTGTTTCTGCACGTTTGTTGTTAGATACTTTAAAGACGTTTCCAAACCAACCTTTAACGTTTAAAACAGAAGGTGATAATACTATTGAAATAAGTTCTGATCAAGGAAAATATGACATGGCTTATTTTGGAGGTGATGAATTCCCAAAAGCGGTTTCTTTACCAAGTCCAAGTAAAACAATTGTGCCTGCACATATTTTAGGAACTGCGATTTCTAAAACTATTTTTGCTGCAGGAAATGACGATTTGCGCCCAGTAATGAGTGGAGTGTTTTTTCAGTTTAGTTCACAAAGCTTAACTTTTGTAGCTACTGATGCTCATAAATTGGTAAAATATTCTAGAACAGATGTTACTGCAGATCAAACTGCAGAATTTATAATGCCAAAGAAACCTTTAAACTTATTAAAAGGAATTTTAGGAGGTTCTGAAAGCGAAGTTACTATTGAATATAATGATGCAAATGCAAAATTTACATTCGATAATGTAGTTTTAGTGTGTAGATTAATTGATGGTAAATATCCAAATTACGAAGCTGTAATTCCAAAAGAGAATCCAAATAAATTAACGGTTGATAGAGCTTCTTTCTTAAACTCTGTGAGACGTGTTTCTATTTTCTCTAGCAAAACTACGCATCAAATAAGATTAAAAATGGCAGGAACAGAATTAAATATTTCTGCTGAAGATTTAGATTTTGCTAACAAAGCAGACGAACGTTTAAGTTGCGATTATCAAGGAGATGATATGCAAATTGGCTTTAACTCTCGTTTTTTAAGTGAAATGTTAAACAATTTAAGCTCAAACGAAGTTTTAATTGAAATGTCTTTACCAAACAGAGCAGGAATTTTAACACCTATTGATGGAACAGATGAAGGTGAACAAGTTACAATGTTGGTAATGCCAGTAATGTTGAATAACTAA